Proteins encoded within one genomic window of Chroicocephalus ridibundus chromosome 7, bChrRid1.1, whole genome shotgun sequence:
- the APPBP2 gene encoding amyloid protein-binding protein 2: MAAVELEWVPETLYNTAISAVVDSYGRARRRDIRSLPENIQFDVYYKLYQQGRLCQLGSEFCELEVFAKVLRALDKRHLLHHCFQALMDHGVKVASVLAYSFSRRCSYIAESDSAVKEKAIQIGFVLGGFLSDAGWYSDAEKVFLSCLQLCTLHDEILHWFRAVECCVRLLHVRNGNCKYHLGEETFKLAQSYMDKLAKHGQQANKAALYGELCALLFAKSHYDEAYKWCIEAMKEITVGLPVKVVVDVLRQASKACVVKREFKKAEQLIKHAVYLAREHFGAKHPKYSDTLLDYGFYLLNVDNICQSVAIYQTALDIRQSVFGGKNIHVATAHEDLAYSSYVHQYSSGKFDNALFHAERAIGIITHILPEDHLLLASSKRVKALILEEIAIDCHNKETEQRLLQEAHDLHLSSLQLAKKAFGEFNVQTAKHYGNLGRLYQSMRKFKEAEEMHIKAIQIKEQLLGQEDYEVALSVGHLASLYNYDMNQYENAEKLYLRSIAIGKKLFGEGYSGLEYDYRGLIKLYNSIGNYEKVFEYHNILANWNRLRDRQFSVTDALEDVSTSPQSTEEVVQSFLMSQNVDGQSS; the protein is encoded by the exons ATGGCGGCGGTGGAGCTGGAGTGGGTGCCCGAGACGCTCTATAACACGGCGATCTCGGCCGTGGTGGATAGTTACGGGCGGGCCCGGCGCCGGGACATCCGCTCGCTGCCCGAGAACATCCAGTTCGACGTGTACTACAAG ctttaccAACAGGGCCGTTTATGCCAGCTGGGTAGTGAATTTTGTGAACTAGAAGTTTTTGCAAAGGTGCTACGAGCTTTAGATAAAAG acATCTGCTTCATCACTGTTTTCAGGCTTTGATGGACCATGGAGTAAAAGTTGCTTCTGTACTGGCCTATTCTTTCAGTAGACGGTGCTCCTACATAGCAGAATCGGATtctgctgtaaaagaaaaagcaatccaGATTGGGTTTGTTTTAG gAGGGTTCCTATCGGATGCAGGCTGGTACAGTGATGCTGAGAAGGTGTTTCTTTCCTGCCTTCAGTTGTGCACCCTTCATGACGAAATCCTTCATTGGTTCCGTGCTGTAGAATGTTGCGTAAG GTTGCTGCATGTTCGAAATGGTAACTGTAAATATCACTTGGGAGAGGAAACATTCAAACTTGCTCAGTCTTACATGGACAAACTTGCAAAACACGGTCAGCAGGCAAACAAAGCTGCGCTCTATGGGGAGCTGTGCGCGCTGCTCTTTGCCAAGAGCCACTATGATGAG GCTTATAAATGGTGTATAGAAGCTATGAAGGAGATCACAGTTGGGCTGCCTGTAAAAGTAGTAGTGGATGTTTTACGACAAGCTTCAAAG GCTTGTGTTGTAAAACGTGAATTTAAGAAGGCTGAACAGCTGATAAAACATGCAGTATACCTTGCCCG GGAGCATTTTGGAGCCAAGCACCCCAAATATTCCGATACTCTACTAGACTATGGATTTTACTTGCTCAATGTAGACAATATTTGCCAATCTGTTGCAATCTATCAG ACAGCTCTTGATATCCGGCAGTCAGTATTTGGAGGTAAAAACATACATGTAGCTACAGCTCATGAAGACTTGGCTTATTCTTCCTATGTTCACCAGTACAGCTCTGGAAAATTTGACAATGCACT ATTCCATGCTGAACGTGCTATTGGCATTATAACTCACATTCTCCCAGAAGACCATCTTCTCTTGGCGTCTTCAAAGAGAGTAAAAG CACTTATCCTGGAGGAGATTGCAATAGACTGTCACAACAAGGAAACTGAGCAGAGGTTACTTCAAGAAGCTCACGACTTACATCTGTCCTCACTCCAGTTAGCTAAAAAAGCCTTCGGGGAGTTTAATGTACAAACAGCGAAACACTATGGCAACCTTGGGAGACTGTATCAGTCCATGAGAAAGTTTAAG gaagcagaagaaatgcaCATCAAGGCAATTCAGATTAAGGAGCAGCTTCTGGGTCAGGAAGATTATGAAGTTGCGCTGTCAGTGGGTCATCTAGCATCGCTCTATAACTATGATATGAATCaatatgaaaatgctgaaaagctttATTTGAGATCCATAGCAATTG GAAAGAAGCTTTTTGGTGAAGGATACAGTGGACTTGAATATGATTACAGAGGTCTCATTAAACTGTACAATTCCATTGGCAATTATGAGAAAGTTTTTGAATACCACAATATTTTGGCCAATTGGAACCGGTTGCGGGATCGGCAGTTCTCAGTGACAGATGCTCTGGAGGACGTAAGCACCAGCCCTCAATCCACTGAAGAAGTGGTCCAGTCTTTTCTGATGTCTCAGAACGTTGACGGACAGAGTAGCTAA